Genomic segment of Synechococcus sp. A15-28:
GCTGGCGCAGTGCTGATCAGCCTCTCCCTCGACAACGAGGCGGGGTTGGACGGTGAAGCCGGCAACCTGTCCCTGTTGTTCAGCACACCGTTCTGGTCCTTCGGGCTGACCGGGTTCGGGCTCTGCGGCGTGCTGATGATGCTGCTGAGTCCGCCGGGGTCCTGGATTCCCCCCAGTGCTGTGGCCCTGCCCATGGGGCTGCTGATGGGATGGGGTGCCAATCGAATCCTCAGGACCCTGGCCCGCCGCGAGGCGGACAGCCTGGTGCGCAGCGATGACCTGATCGGCCACCAGGGGAGGGTTTCCCTGACGATTGAACCTGGCGAGCGGGGGTTTGTGGAACTGAATGTGCGCGGCAGCCTGATTCGTCGGCCGGCCCGCTGCAGCCAGGGACAGCTGCTGCGCGACACCAGCGTTGTGGTGATCCAGGCGGATGCCAACACCCTGGAGGTGGAAGCGCTGGAGAACGCGACGTGAGGCGGCCTTACCAATCGGCGCTACCCAAGGGGTCACCCTGCCGCCGCCATGACGCACCCACCCGGTCTTCAGACCCAGGCCACGACTCCGGCATTCATTCCCTCCAACCGCAACCAGAGCGAAGCGGTGATCGGTGGTGTCGCAGCACTGTTCATCCTTCTGGTCGCCCTGAACCTGATCAGACGCTGGATGATCCGCATCTGCCGGCCCAACGAGATGCTGGTGGTCACAGGCAGCCGCAGCAACCAGGGTCAGCAGGGCATCAAGGGATACCGGGTGGTGGCCAATGGCGGATGGACC
This window contains:
- a CDS encoding NfeD family protein, whose amino-acid sequence is MLIAYLICLLAGAVLISLSLDNEAGLDGEAGNLSLLFSTPFWSFGLTGFGLCGVLMMLLSPPGSWIPPSAVALPMGLLMGWGANRILRTLARREADSLVRSDDLIGHQGRVSLTIEPGERGFVELNVRGSLIRRPARCSQGQLLRDTSVVVIQADANTLEVEALENAT